The sequence below is a genomic window from Ignavibacteriales bacterium.
GGTGCTGGATGATGGTGTACTTACTGATAGTCTTGGAAGAAAAGTTGATTTCAAGAATACGATTATCATAATGACATCAAACATTGGTGCAAGGGATATAAAAAATATCGGGTCATTCGGATTTGGCGGTGAAAAAGCAGAGGATAGATATTCAAGTCTTAAAAACACCGTAGAAGACGCAATGAGAAAACTTTTCAATCCTGAATTCCTTAACAGGATTGATGAGGCAATCGTATTCAGAAATCTTGAAAAAGAAGATATTCTTAAGATCATTGACATAGAGTTACAGGACCTGTTCAAAAATATGAAAGAAAATAAACTTGAGTTAACGCTTGATGTTTCAGCAAAGAATTTCCTTGTTGACAAAGGCTTTGATCAGAAATATGGTGCAAGACCTTTAAGGCGTGCAATTCAAAAATTTGTTGAAGATCCTCTCGCTGAAGAAATACTTCGTGGTTCATTTAAAGATGGTTCAACAATAGTTGCAAAACACTTTGAAAACACAGAGGAACTTGTTTTTATTGACAGCGAAGATAACTCAGATATTTCAAGTGAGGAAAAAGAAAGAACAGATTCTAATTAATTCTTACTCACAAGTTCATTTTACAAAAGCGTATTATTTCTAATACGCTTTTTTTTGTCTAAATTTGCGCAGAACACAATATGATGGAGGCGTGATGAGTTTATTTTCAGTAGAGGAAATTCAATCTAAACTAAAGTCATTGGACGGCTGGGTATTTGAAAAAAATCAAATCGAAAAAACATACCAGCATAAGGATTTTGCTAATGCTCTTAAATTCGTTAATGCACTAGGTGAAGAGGCTGAAAAAATGGATCACCACCCTGATATTTTTATTCATTCTTGGAATAAAGTGAAGATCACAATTTCAACACATAGTGAAGGTGGTGTTACTCAAAAAGATTTTTTATTGGCCGGAAAAATCGATGCTCTGTATTGATGGAAGAAAATAACCATTCAAATTTTTAATCAAACTATAAAAGAGGGAAATCAGTCATAGG
It includes:
- a CDS encoding 4a-hydroxytetrahydrobiopterin dehydratase — its product is MSLFSVEEIQSKLKSLDGWVFEKNQIEKTYQHKDFANALKFVNALGEEAEKMDHHPDIFIHSWNKVKITISTHSEGGVTQKDFLLAGKIDALY